Proteins encoded within one genomic window of Candidatus Omnitrophota bacterium:
- a CDS encoding AAA family ATPase, which translates to MSYYKIMGFDKEPFSTNPDPDFLYLSREYDLALTNILIELRLKRGLSALLGDIGTGKTTLSRRLVKELCEREEFVFHTILNPTFENEKEFLSSLIQNFQIPFPQDLASQTVPGMRDAFEKFLLHKNLTDRRTVVLLIDEAQKLSYETLESLRILLNYETNEFKLIQIVLFGQLELYSKLLVISNFYDRIDFKFVLNPLGLEETKEMISFRLRHAGYKDARPLFDNDAVREIYYYAKGYPRGIIRLCHKCLRMLTMSRTATTVTKDMVTEVVQKESDVQWNPAIVQQKKSS; encoded by the coding sequence ATGAGCTACTATAAGATAATGGGGTTCGATAAGGAGCCGTTCTCTACAAATCCCGATCCTGACTTTTTGTATCTCTCGCGCGAATACGATCTTGCCCTCACTAACATATTAATTGAGCTTCGATTAAAAAGAGGATTAAGCGCACTGCTTGGCGACATCGGTACAGGCAAGACGACCCTCTCCCGCCGGCTCGTGAAAGAGTTGTGCGAAAGAGAGGAGTTCGTTTTCCATACGATCCTGAACCCCACCTTCGAAAACGAGAAGGAATTCCTCTCTTCGCTTATCCAGAATTTTCAGATACCGTTCCCGCAGGATCTCGCCAGCCAGACGGTTCCCGGCATGCGTGATGCGTTTGAAAAATTCCTGCTGCATAAGAACCTTACCGACAGGAGGACCGTTGTTCTTTTGATCGACGAGGCCCAAAAATTGTCTTATGAAACACTCGAATCGCTGCGCATCCTTCTGAATTACGAAACGAATGAATTCAAGCTTATCCAGATCGTGCTCTTCGGTCAGCTCGAGCTTTATTCGAAACTCTTGGTCATATCGAACTTCTACGACAGGATCGACTTCAAATTCGTCCTCAACCCGCTCGGCCTGGAGGAAACCAAAGAGATGATAAGTTTCAGACTCCGGCACGCCGGCTACAAAGACGCCAGGCCGTTATTCGACAACGACGCTGTTCGTGAGATATATTATTACGCCAAGGGCTATCCTCGGGGGATCATACGGCTGTGCCATAAATGCCTAAGGATGCTTACCATGAGCAGGACCGCGACGACCGTTACCAAAGACATGGTGACGGAGGTCGTGCAAAAAGAATCGGATGTTCAATGGAACCCGGCAATAGTTCAGCAGAAAAAGAGCTCCTGA
- a CDS encoding CBS domain-containing protein yields MLRATLSNIMSEDIVVVSEDTKVGQAAHLLLRFRINGILVVKKGDKKKVKGVLTTTDLLGFLDKAFSGRIFAAEKLKTVANLPVGAIAGKTVLKVQKDAEIGKVISLMHKKRIHTIPVYDGKKLVGVVGKHDIINAAFA; encoded by the coding sequence ATGTTACGAGCGACCTTAAGTAACATAATGTCGGAAGACATAGTCGTAGTATCCGAAGATACGAAGGTGGGCCAGGCGGCGCACCTTTTGCTCCGGTTCCGGATAAACGGCATACTTGTAGTCAAAAAAGGCGACAAGAAAAAAGTCAAGGGCGTGCTGACGACCACGGATCTCCTTGGATTTTTGGACAAGGCGTTCTCGGGACGGATTTTTGCAGCCGAAAAACTCAAAACAGTCGCGAATCTTCCCGTGGGCGCTATAGCCGGCAAGACCGTATTGAAGGTCCAGAAGGATGCGGAGATCGGGAAAGTGATAAGCCTCATGCATAAAAAAAGGATACATACGATACCCGTATATGACGGGAAGAAACTCGTCGGTGTCGTCGGAAAACACGATATCATTAATGCGGCGTTCGCCTGA
- the glgX gene encoding glycogen debranching protein GlgX: protein MIKQRIIHRTTKKTGPGKHYPLGATLDNDGVNFALYSKHAKDVYLVLFDLPYGKTTDVIKLENRTQYIWHTFVYALKAGQAYGFRVNGDYDPANGMRFNVHKLLIDPYAKALSWRFVNEENLLLAYKAGSKYLDLSFDKRDNAHIVPKSIVVDDAFDWQGDKRPDIPPERLIIYETHLKGFTAHYSSRVSNPGTYLGFIEKIPHLKKLGITAVEFLPLQEFYHEDFLLEKGLKNYWGYNTIGFFAPASGYSTGASLGSQVNEFKTLVRELHKSGIEVIMDVVYNHTGEGSELGLTVCFRGIDNPTYYRLKGADTWPGRYYENYSGCGNCLNASDPYVIRFILDSLRYWVGVMHVDGFRFDLASVLGRGKEEFSATSPFFDVIGQDPALNNIRLIAEPWDLETYQVGNFPVEWSELNDKFRDTLRKFGKGDPGQISDLRYRLSGSPDIYGPDGRNAHNSINFITSHDGFTLNDLVSYNGKHNEANREDSRDGLNENNSWNCGIEGDTGNAEIVRLRKRLAKNYLCYLFFSSGVPMLLGGDEFMRSQSGNNNAYCQDNEISWFDWTFAQKNSDILRFCRELIATVKKNSALRVRHSSFGGALSGADRYRYEWMGENFEFSDWSDAGKRMLALYIYAQKEKRAQFFVIFNADYLSKHVKLPVPAPDKRWYRKIDTSLEGEDDIMADGKEVAIDPPGFYIVNARSTVLLIVQ, encoded by the coding sequence GTGATTAAGCAAAGGATCATACATCGCACTACAAAGAAGACCGGACCCGGGAAGCATTACCCCCTCGGCGCCACGCTCGATAATGACGGCGTAAATTTCGCGCTATACTCCAAACACGCAAAGGACGTATATCTCGTACTGTTCGACCTGCCGTACGGAAAAACCACCGATGTCATTAAACTTGAGAACAGGACGCAGTATATATGGCACACGTTCGTGTACGCTCTCAAGGCGGGCCAGGCGTACGGTTTCAGGGTCAATGGAGATTACGACCCCGCCAACGGGATGAGATTCAACGTTCATAAGCTGCTGATAGATCCGTATGCGAAAGCGTTATCGTGGAGGTTTGTCAATGAAGAGAACCTCCTTCTCGCGTATAAGGCCGGCTCGAAATATCTGGACCTGTCGTTTGATAAGCGCGATAATGCGCATATAGTCCCGAAATCTATCGTTGTCGATGATGCGTTCGACTGGCAGGGCGACAAACGCCCCGATATCCCTCCCGAGAGATTGATCATATACGAGACCCACCTGAAAGGCTTCACGGCCCATTACTCCTCCCGGGTCAGCAACCCGGGCACTTATCTTGGTTTCATCGAAAAGATACCGCATCTCAAAAAGCTCGGCATAACGGCGGTAGAGTTTCTGCCGCTGCAGGAGTTTTATCATGAAGATTTTCTCCTGGAAAAGGGGCTTAAGAATTACTGGGGGTATAATACGATCGGTTTCTTCGCGCCGGCATCCGGATATTCTACCGGCGCGTCGTTGGGGTCCCAGGTGAACGAATTCAAGACGCTGGTCAGAGAGCTGCATAAATCCGGCATAGAGGTGATCATGGATGTCGTCTATAATCATACCGGTGAAGGCAGCGAGTTGGGGCTCACGGTATGCTTCAGGGGCATCGATAATCCCACCTACTATCGCCTTAAAGGCGCCGACACGTGGCCGGGGCGCTACTATGAGAATTATTCGGGGTGCGGCAATTGTCTCAACGCTTCCGATCCGTATGTCATACGTTTTATACTCGATTCCCTGCGCTATTGGGTCGGCGTCATGCATGTCGACGGTTTCCGGTTCGATCTTGCCTCCGTCTTGGGCCGAGGTAAAGAGGAATTCAGCGCCACATCCCCGTTCTTCGATGTCATAGGGCAGGACCCGGCCCTGAACAATATACGATTGATAGCCGAACCGTGGGATCTCGAAACATACCAGGTCGGCAATTTCCCCGTCGAATGGTCGGAATTGAACGACAAGTTCAGGGATACGCTGAGAAAATTCGGCAAGGGCGATCCGGGCCAGATAAGCGACCTCAGGTACCGTCTCTCCGGATCCCCGGATATCTACGGCCCCGACGGCAGAAACGCGCACAACAGCATAAATTTTATCACGAGCCATGACGGGTTTACCTTAAATGACCTGGTCTCCTATAACGGTAAACATAATGAGGCGAACCGCGAGGATAGCAGGGACGGGTTGAACGAAAATAATTCATGGAATTGCGGAATAGAAGGCGATACCGGCAATGCCGAAATAGTGCGTTTGAGAAAACGGCTCGCGAAAAATTACCTCTGCTACCTCTTTTTCTCTTCCGGCGTTCCGATGCTGCTCGGCGGCGATGAATTTATGCGTAGTCAGTCCGGCAACAATAACGCCTATTGCCAGGACAACGAGATCAGCTGGTTCGACTGGACCTTTGCGCAAAAGAACTCCGACATCCTGAGGTTTTGCCGTGAACTGATAGCGACGGTGAAAAAAAACAGCGCGCTCCGGGTGAGGCATTCTTCTTTCGGCGGCGCATTGTCTGGCGCCGATCGTTATCGTTATGAATGGATGGGGGAGAACTTTGAGTTTTCCGACTGGAGCGACGCCGGGAAAAGGATGCTGGCGCTGTATATATATGCGCAAAAAGAAAAAAGGGCGCAATTTTTTGTGATCTTTAACGCGGATTATCTATCCAAGCATGTGAAGCTTCCTGTTCCGGCGCCTGATAAGCGATGGTACCGCAAGATCGATACCAGTCTGGAGGGTGAGGACGATATCATGGCCGACGGCAAAGAAGTAGCCATAGATCCTCCCGGCTTCTATATTGTGAACGCCCGAAGTACAGTGCTTCTAATCGTACAATGA